GACCGTACCGTTGTTGTACATcggggggaagaaaagtcGGAGGGAGGCGTTGAGTAGTCCGTCGACAGCGTCGAGCCATTTCTGGTCTCCGTTTGTCTGCGACCTTGGATTAGGGTGGCTCTTATCTCATCTTATCTTGAAGCAGGAACCACTTACCAGGTTGTACATATAGGCCGCCCCACTGAGCAACGTTCCGTAGTTGTATGTCCACTGCTCGTTCCCGTTGGTCGTACAGTCATTAGTCACAGATGTTGTATCGGCCACATTCCATGTCTTTGTGTCCAGCAGTGGGCTACTAGCGATCCAGTCCCAGATCTTTGTTGCCCAGTCTGCATACTTTTGGTCCCCTGTGTACCGAGCCAAACGGGCAGCTATCTGAAACAATCCGCCATTTGAAATCGTGTTCTTGAGGTCATAGCCGGGCAGCCATGAGTGTATCTGCCACCGCAGACCACCGTGGCAGGTCTGCATTTCCCAACGCGGGATTTGGTTGTTGAAGACACCTTGCACAAGGGACAGCCACGATGGTCCATCGGAGACATCAGGATATCTACTCTCCGCACAGGTCATAGCAGCGAGACCCCAGAACATCTGGTCATCGTTACCCTGTTATATCGACATGAGATCGTTAGCGTTCGATCAGTTTATCCAGGGGATTGAGGGACGGAAGAACCACGAACCAGGTAAGCAGAGCTATTGGCAGGAAGATAGTCATGGTCATCACCAGACTGCCATTGAAGTCCTTGTGTTGTAAGGTCATTGTAGGAGGAATCACCGCTAACACGCCAGTATTGCACCAGTGTCATAAACATTGCGCCCGCTTCCCACCACGTTCCGTCCAGAGTTCCCGGGGTTTGGCCAGGTTCGTTGCCATGATAATATTTCAGCATTCCGCGGGCTGCGGTGCTCGCTGCATCTTTCAAGGATTCTATCTCTTCTGTATGAGCGGGATAATTGAGTGATAGGGGTATACTAGGTGCAAGGTCACTCACCGCTATCATTGACATCTAGTGGGATGGCTGCGGTCGGTGTGCAAAACAACACCAACCACAACGAAAGAAATCGCGCAAAAAGCTGGAAAAGTATCATAATGCGGGTATGGTGAATAGATTGGAATGTACAGACCACCCGAATTAACGTTTTTGGGATATAAGATAGTAGAGGGTTAGAAGAATAGGGGAACCCTGAtacgaagaaaaaggaacaacCACCAAGCGTGTTGTTCCGTGACTAGGAAGGTTGCTCCTATTTCCTGATAGACGGGGTTTGCAAGTTTCTACTGGGGCACTGGGATTCCGCCAGTCTCCACCAGTCATAAAAGCTCCTACGGTGTGCTGTGCATGACACGCAAGAATGGTCATGTTACGTACATATAAGGCAAAATCCTGCATACAGTACGCTTTTTGGTTCTAGGCCCGAATGTTACGGTTCCCATTTCCTATACATCCTATGCACCCAATAGCTCCGTGCAGAATTCCTTTGTTTGAAAAAAAGCCTTGTAAAAAAGCAGGGGGAAGCGACGTGCTGCAACACGAAAGTCCAGGGTTCGAGTGGAACACGCTATCCGCCTGGTGGTCCATCTGGGCAAGGGTCCATTGAAACTAAAACCCCTCGCTACTTGTGCAAAATGAAGGGAAACCACCTACCTTGGTTTGGTAGTAGACATAGCCACAATAGGGGATGGCCCTCTAAGCATGAGATATCGTATAGTAAAGGATATATCAACATGGGCACGAGGGATGTTTATGCTACACAGAATACTTCCGTGCAATTAGGCAGGCTTTAGTCTTCGCCAAAGGCCGTGTGTTATCATGCTGCTCGCACTTTTCTAACTGCTGACCATCGTTTGATGGAAGGCCGTGAGTATCAGGCGTGACAGAGGTTCTATGTGGATATGTCTCAGTTCTATGAAGTCCAGAACCATAGTAAAGAATGGGAATCCACAAACTGAGCACTGCACGAATAAAATACGAGAAGGCGCATGCTGGTAGGTTACATCGAAGCATGGAAGGATTTGCCCGGCAAGTCAAGACGGACGCTTACCGACATCTGTTTCCACAGGCCACTGGACGTACACTGATGCTTCATGGGCATTTTCTCCCATCATCGTTATGGCGATGCTAAAAAGTATGTCTTATGATCTCCGTAGCTGGGAGTTATTATAGTGGGAGTAAATTCCGGAAGTTATTGCCCAGTCGTACTATGTCCGGTCCTGGTATCTGCAATAGCCATTTATGTGGAACATATCGGACAGCGTAACACTGCCTCTACGACTAGCGTAGGAACCCAGCGAGTAGTGGTCAGCCAGTCGGGCATTGAGGGGTCCTGTAGCGAAGTATGATTGCACAAGGGCTTCCACACAGCCCTATGGTGCTCCGGGTAGGTCTTCGATGAAGTCGCATCAGATATAGGGGTGATGCAGAAGTCAGGTTTCGTAAGATTAATGTGATCTGATATCGTGATGCTTACAAGTTACTATCTTCTATCATTTGAAAGCTATTCGTGATGTATCTGGcaaacagaagaagaaagatttgTCTAGCCCTTGTCGCCGCCTTTTTCGTTCTTCAGATTTTTCATTTACGCTCGCTCCTATCTGGACGTCCTGCAAGTAAGGTTCACAACCTGAAGTACTTCA
The sequence above is a segment of the Aspergillus oryzae RIB40 DNA, chromosome 3 genome. Coding sequences within it:
- a CDS encoding glycoside hydrolase family 76 protein (predicted protein) codes for the protein MSMIAVSDLAPSIPLSLNYPAHTEEIESLKDAASTAARGMLKYYHGNEPGQTPGTLDGTWWEAGAMFMTLVQYWRVSGDSSYNDLTTQGLQWQSGDDHDYLPANSSAYLGNDDQMFWGLAAMTCAESRYPDVSDGPSWLSLVQGVFNNQIPRWEMQTCHGGLRWQIHSWLPGYDLKNTISNGGLFQIAARLARYTGDQKYADWATKIWDWIASSPLLDTKTWNVADTTSVTNDCTTNGNEQWTYNYGTLLSGAAYMYNLSHPNPRSQTNGDQKWLDAVDGLLNASLRLFFPPMYNNGTVLSEVSCETIETCDRNQMCFKGFLSIWMAYTATLVPSTAERIIPRLQGSAEAAARQCSGGEDGTACGVRWYEDKWDGKNGLETQMSSLSIFTANLMLQSDEQPVTSTTGGESKSDPDAGTGGKSRKPEEPRKIKAGDRAGAWIMTLVVGVAWIVIIVWLVWEK